A part of Deinococcus cellulosilyticus NBRC 106333 = KACC 11606 genomic DNA contains:
- a CDS encoding carbohydrate ABC transporter permease, which translates to MTVSLTPPAKNSTLRQKQLGGKILLHLGLTVLALLTLAPLFFMFVLATYDKGQVFSMPVHMWFGDASPLNYQILLEQTNFWRAFWNSTYISIMSVIFTLFFCSLGGYAFAMYEFKGKSVMFSLLLGTVLIPSLLGLVPYYLIMQQIGWVGKPIALYFPGAANAFGIFLMRQYIVSSIPKELMEAARIDGCSEFRIYWNVVLPLLGPVMATLGLTTFIFSWNSFSNALVMLREQETFTLPLVLRSLQGVSNVEWGALLLGTAIATVPLLILFVFTSRQFVSNLTSGAVKG; encoded by the coding sequence ATGACCGTTTCCCTGACCCCTCCTGCAAAAAACTCCACCCTGAGGCAGAAACAACTGGGAGGCAAGATCCTGTTGCACCTGGGCCTGACGGTTCTGGCCCTCCTGACCCTGGCCCCTTTGTTTTTCATGTTTGTGCTGGCCACCTATGACAAGGGACAGGTGTTCTCCATGCCTGTTCACATGTGGTTTGGGGATGCCAGTCCCCTGAATTACCAGATCCTGCTGGAGCAGACCAACTTCTGGCGTGCCTTCTGGAACAGCACCTACATCTCCATCATGTCGGTGATTTTCACCCTGTTCTTCTGCTCGCTGGGCGGATATGCGTTTGCCATGTACGAATTTAAGGGCAAGAGCGTGATGTTCAGCCTGCTGCTTGGCACCGTGTTGATTCCCAGTCTGCTGGGCCTCGTCCCTTACTACCTGATCATGCAGCAGATCGGCTGGGTCGGAAAACCCATCGCCCTGTACTTCCCTGGTGCAGCCAACGCCTTCGGGATCTTCCTGATGCGCCAGTACATCGTTTCCTCGATTCCCAAAGAGCTGATGGAAGCCGCCCGCATTGACGGTTGCAGTGAATTCCGCATCTACTGGAACGTGGTGCTTCCCCTGCTTGGCCCCGTGATGGCCACCCTGGGCCTCACCACCTTTATTTTCTCCTGGAACAGCTTCTCCAACGCCCTGGTGATGCTGCGGGAACAGGAAACCTTCACCCTTCCCCTGGTGTTGCGTAGCCTTCAGGGGGTCAGCAATGTGGAGTGGGGAGCCTTGCTGCTCGGTACGGCCATTGCCACTGTGCCCCTCTTGATTCTCTTCGTCTTCACTTCTCGCCAGTTTGTGTCCAATCTGACTTCGGGAGCAGTCAAGGGCTGA